One part of the Bacillus sp. FJAT-45350 genome encodes these proteins:
- a CDS encoding sensor histidine kinase, translating to MRKSLYLRIISTFIGVVIISLLISYFITSLFFHQEVIFEEEVNKITTGAAQLVTMIEPEKISEIMDVLAEFNFELIIVDENGFSYSEGEPSFTVDEALIAQVIHAQDQTPIILPHSGSEANRLVGFPVEIDNTNYGLFINLNYEEEVGTLKRVTVSALILVLFIGSLLILLASRYLVNPIKDVTSAAKKMATGDFAVRLKSNNKDEIGELITSFNYMASELGKIDKMRDDFVSNVSHEIQSPLTSIKGFTKALKDEVIPKEHQREYLDIIYQESDRLSRLGENLIQLASLDSEHHPFHPVKYRLDEQIRRTVLATEPQWKLKNQQIHLDLESFEVLADEDLFEQVWLNLLTNAIKYSNEDDLIIIKLESNEENVIVSIKDNGKGIPEESMLHLFERFYKVDKARSSKVKGNGLGLSIVKKIISIHECSINVESEEGVGSTFVVTIPKN from the coding sequence ATGAGAAAAAGTCTTTACCTCCGCATTATTAGTACCTTTATTGGTGTTGTAATTATAAGCTTACTTATTTCCTATTTTATTACTTCATTATTTTTTCACCAGGAAGTTATTTTTGAGGAAGAGGTAAATAAAATTACGACAGGGGCAGCACAACTTGTTACGATGATTGAGCCAGAAAAAATATCAGAGATTATGGATGTATTAGCTGAATTTAATTTTGAATTAATCATAGTAGATGAAAATGGATTTTCTTACTCAGAGGGAGAGCCGTCATTTACAGTTGATGAAGCATTGATTGCCCAAGTAATACATGCTCAAGATCAAACACCAATCATACTTCCTCATTCTGGAAGTGAGGCGAATAGGTTAGTTGGTTTTCCAGTAGAAATCGATAATACGAATTATGGACTGTTTATTAATTTAAACTATGAAGAAGAAGTAGGTACATTAAAGCGGGTGACAGTTTCTGCACTAATACTCGTATTATTTATTGGAAGCTTGTTAATATTGCTTGCTTCACGTTATTTAGTCAACCCTATTAAGGATGTTACAAGTGCGGCTAAAAAAATGGCGACTGGAGATTTTGCTGTTCGGTTGAAAAGTAATAATAAAGATGAAATCGGAGAATTAATTACTAGTTTTAATTACATGGCATCAGAGCTTGGAAAAATTGATAAAATGAGAGATGATTTTGTAAGCAATGTATCTCATGAAATCCAATCTCCCCTAACTTCAATAAAAGGGTTTACAAAGGCTTTAAAAGATGAGGTCATACCTAAAGAACACCAGAGAGAGTACCTTGACATTATTTATCAAGAATCGGATCGTTTGTCCAGACTTGGTGAAAACTTAATTCAACTAGCATCGCTTGATTCTGAGCATCACCCATTCCATCCAGTAAAATATAGACTAGACGAACAAATTAGAAGAACTGTACTAGCGACAGAACCACAATGGAAACTCAAAAATCAACAAATACACCTTGATCTGGAGTCGTTTGAGGTTCTTGCCGATGAAGACTTATTTGAGCAGGTCTGGTTGAATCTCCTTACAAATGCTATTAAGTATTCTAATGAGGATGATTTGATCATTATTAAGCTAGAAAGCAATGAAGAAAACGTAATCGTGAGTATAAAAGATAACGGAAAAGGGATTCCAGAAGAATCTATGCTGCACCTTTTTGAACGATTTTATAAAGTTGATAAAGCGAGAAGCAGTAAGGTAAAGGGGAATGGATTAGGTTTATCAATCGTGAAAAAAATAATTTCAATTCATGAATGCTCTATTAATGTTGAAAGCGAGGAAGGGGTAGGTTCTACATTCGTAGTAACAATTCCGAAAAATTAA
- a CDS encoding AI-2E family transporter — protein MENKFIKFCISIIILFLIIYLASLIDWVFTPLLVLVQTLFVPVIIAGVLFYIFRPVVRYLSTKMPKTLAILLLYIGFAGFITGLLFLIVPELQKQFNSLVNNIPMIFNEIQHLLIRLQQHDLVQRFELTELLHWEEQVDQAGAFINSVIRDISANVVDYIGAVFNALILLFVVPFILFYLLKDGEKFSNSIVRFVQKDKQGEVRLILHDMDMMLSYYIKGILIVCSFIGLICYIAFTIIGLDYALILALIAMVTNVIPYVGPWIGTVPAVIVGFLHSPFMALIVIVVVFFIQQIESYLLHPQVMGKKMSMHPVTVLILVLVAGRFIGIVGMLLAVPTYAVGKVIVTHSYRLWKVRRKEDKAHAT, from the coding sequence ATGGAAAATAAATTTATTAAATTTTGTATATCAATCATTATTTTATTTTTAATTATATACTTAGCATCACTTATCGATTGGGTATTTACTCCTCTTTTGGTGCTTGTACAGACACTGTTCGTACCAGTAATTATAGCTGGAGTACTTTTTTACATATTTAGACCAGTTGTCCGCTATTTAAGTACGAAAATGCCAAAAACATTAGCGATTTTACTGTTATATATAGGTTTTGCAGGATTTATTACAGGTTTACTTTTTCTAATTGTTCCAGAACTTCAAAAGCAATTTAATAGCTTAGTCAACAACATACCAATGATTTTTAATGAAATTCAACATTTGCTTATTCGCCTTCAGCAACATGATTTAGTTCAGAGGTTTGAATTAACGGAATTATTGCATTGGGAAGAACAAGTTGATCAGGCAGGTGCCTTTATTAATAGTGTGATAAGAGATATTTCTGCGAATGTTGTAGACTACATAGGTGCAGTTTTTAATGCTTTAATCCTTTTATTTGTTGTTCCTTTTATTCTTTTTTATTTATTAAAGGATGGAGAGAAATTTTCAAACAGTATTGTACGCTTTGTTCAAAAGGATAAACAGGGTGAAGTACGATTAATTTTACATGATATGGATATGATGTTGAGCTATTATATAAAAGGAATATTGATTGTCTGTTCTTTTATTGGGCTCATTTGTTATATTGCCTTTACAATAATTGGATTAGATTATGCTCTTATACTGGCTCTAATTGCAATGGTTACGAATGTAATTCCATATGTTGGTCCTTGGATTGGCACTGTACCAGCCGTAATTGTCGGCTTTCTTCACTCACCATTCATGGCATTGATTGTGATTGTGGTTGTCTTCTTCATACAACAAATTGAAAGTTACTTACTGCACCCTCAAGTGATGGGGAAAAAGATGTCAATGCATCCGGTTACAGTATTAATCTTAGTACTAGTTGCTGGTAGATTTATTGGAATTGTAGGAATGTTACTTGCTGTGCCAACCTATGCAGTTGGAAAGGTAATTGTGACCCATAGTTATCGGTTATGGAAAGTGAGAAGAAAAGAAGATAAAGCTCACGCTACTTAG
- a CDS encoding phospholipase D-like domain-containing protein: MKTGTKSFLFITSGIFGLYLLYAFIFGVVLFNFHQPKMSIVDHNGEMDYKESQSDDRVVLVEDRIDAGLARINLIENAESTLDIAYYTLHGGKSRDILFASIVEAADRGVQVRIMLDGLFHNIRGKDKDSLLAFTYHPNVEVKLYEPLDLLQPWTWNNRLHDKLMIVDNTLAMIGGRNIGDNYFAPEKYHGATNDRDVMIINMEQEKSVDSVINEISHYFHYVWEHEFSQMPIEVLSTRREALAQEKLTELRELVALFHESDSELFNHEIDWIAQSFPTNQITFVHNPIERLNKEPIVWREITRLIEEAEKSILIQSPYIIPTNQMRHYLNNGKITVNQISMLTNSLAASPNVIAFSGYRQHRESIAANVNLYEYQNPLESLHAKTFVFDSKISVIGSFNLDSRSTFLSTESVVIIDSEEFATLVESKIEQIIDNDSLQVTGEGTYRTNPSVEEGTVSLLKLSVTRSLSLVTRFFQYML, translated from the coding sequence TTGAAGACAGGGACAAAATCATTCCTCTTCATCACATCTGGGATATTTGGACTTTATCTGTTATATGCCTTTATTTTCGGTGTTGTTCTTTTTAACTTTCATCAACCTAAAATGAGTATAGTTGACCATAACGGGGAAATGGATTATAAAGAATCTCAATCTGATGATAGAGTTGTCTTAGTTGAAGATAGAATAGATGCTGGCCTAGCTCGTATTAATCTGATTGAAAATGCCGAGTCTACTCTTGATATAGCTTACTATACTTTACATGGAGGAAAATCAAGGGATATTTTATTTGCCAGTATAGTTGAGGCTGCTGATAGAGGAGTTCAAGTTCGAATAATGCTTGATGGACTATTTCATAATATACGGGGAAAAGATAAAGATAGTTTGTTGGCTTTTACTTATCATCCAAATGTTGAGGTGAAGTTATATGAGCCATTGGATCTCCTGCAACCGTGGACGTGGAATAATCGACTTCATGATAAGTTGATGATTGTTGATAATACATTAGCCATGATTGGCGGACGAAATATTGGTGATAACTATTTTGCTCCAGAAAAGTATCATGGGGCAACGAATGATCGGGACGTAATGATAATTAATATGGAGCAAGAAAAGAGCGTGGATAGTGTAATAAACGAAATAAGTCATTACTTTCACTATGTTTGGGAACATGAATTCTCACAAATGCCGATTGAGGTGCTCTCGACTAGAAGAGAGGCGCTTGCTCAAGAAAAACTAACTGAGTTAAGAGAGCTAGTAGCTTTATTTCACGAAAGCGATAGTGAATTATTTAATCATGAGATAGATTGGATTGCTCAGTCATTCCCAACAAATCAAATTACCTTTGTTCATAATCCAATTGAACGTCTTAATAAGGAGCCTATAGTATGGCGAGAGATAACTAGATTAATAGAAGAGGCGGAAAAATCAATACTGATTCAAAGCCCGTACATCATTCCAACTAACCAAATGCGGCACTATCTTAATAATGGAAAGATAACGGTAAATCAAATTAGTATGCTTACAAACTCTCTTGCTGCCTCTCCCAATGTCATCGCTTTTTCTGGTTACCGTCAACATCGAGAGTCGATTGCGGCTAATGTTAACTTATATGAATATCAAAATCCTCTAGAATCATTACATGCTAAAACGTTTGTGTTTGATAGTAAAATTAGTGTAATAGGCTCGTTTAATCTTGATTCTAGGAGTACGTTTTTAAGTACAGAATCAGTAGTGATAATTGATAGTGAAGAATTTGCAACATTAGTAGAAAGCAAGATAGAACAAATAATAGACAATGATAGCCTGCAAGTTACAGGTGAAGGTACTTATCGCACAAACCCATCTGTAGAGGAAGGAACAGTCTCTCTGTTGAAATTAAGTGTAACAAGAAGTCTATCCCTTGTTACGCGCTTTTTTCAATATATGTTATAG